One Azospirillum sp. TSA2s genomic region harbors:
- a CDS encoding MFS transporter, which translates to MTGAEDIRGVSGRMVEQASAARWATVAAFFLNGTVFGVWATQIPLLKNRLDLSPAVLGVALLCLAVGALTAMIASGPLLGRIGSAPVTRVTALLFAGLLPLPALVPDVVTLCIVLALFGASGGTMDVAMNAQGALVERRLGRPIMSSLHGMWSLGGLAGAGLGGLLLPLMPAAAQAALVSAGLLVPFLLLQGRFLPDRNAGGGALVLPDRKTLLLGLLAALSFMSEGAILDWSAIHLRDDLGAPASIAGMGFGVFCAAMAVGRFSGDRLRHRFGGATLMRAGGLLAASGLGLVLAGGMVADGTPLLAIAGFGLTGIGLSNMVPVLFSTAGAVETGHPDHAVAAVSTMGYAGVLTGPPLVGFIAEATSLATAFALIALLALGMAAAAARAVPRQAV; encoded by the coding sequence ATGACGGGCGCAGAGGATATCCGGGGCGTGTCGGGGCGGATGGTGGAACAGGCGTCCGCCGCGCGCTGGGCGACCGTCGCCGCCTTTTTCCTGAACGGCACCGTCTTCGGCGTCTGGGCGACTCAGATCCCGCTGCTGAAGAACCGGCTGGACCTCAGCCCGGCGGTGCTGGGCGTGGCTCTGCTCTGCCTTGCCGTCGGCGCCCTGACGGCGATGATCGCCAGCGGCCCGCTGCTGGGGCGGATCGGCAGCGCGCCGGTGACGCGGGTGACCGCCCTGCTGTTCGCCGGGCTGCTGCCGCTGCCGGCGCTGGTGCCGGACGTGGTGACGCTGTGCATCGTGCTGGCGCTGTTCGGCGCGTCGGGCGGCACCATGGACGTCGCCATGAACGCGCAGGGCGCGCTGGTGGAGCGGCGGCTCGGCCGGCCGATCATGTCGTCGCTGCACGGGATGTGGAGCCTGGGCGGGCTGGCCGGTGCCGGCCTCGGCGGCCTGCTGCTGCCGCTGATGCCGGCGGCGGCGCAGGCCGCGCTGGTGTCGGCCGGGCTGCTCGTGCCCTTCCTGCTGCTGCAGGGGCGCTTCCTGCCCGACCGCAATGCCGGCGGCGGCGCGCTGGTGCTGCCCGATCGCAAGACCCTGCTGCTGGGGCTGCTGGCCGCCCTGTCCTTCATGAGCGAGGGCGCCATCCTCGATTGGAGCGCCATCCACCTGCGCGACGACCTTGGCGCGCCGGCCTCGATCGCCGGCATGGGGTTCGGCGTGTTCTGCGCCGCCATGGCGGTGGGACGGTTCAGCGGCGACCGGCTGCGCCACCGCTTCGGCGGGGCGACGCTGATGCGCGCCGGCGGGCTGCTGGCCGCGTCCGGGCTGGGACTCGTATTGGCGGGAGGAATGGTCGCGGACGGGACGCCGCTGCTGGCGATCGCCGGTTTCGGGCTGACCGGAATCGGCCTGTCGAACATGGTGCCGGTGCTGTTCAGCACGGCGGGCGCGGTGGAGACCGGGCATCCCGATCATGCGGTCGCCGCGGTGTCCACCATGGGCTATGCCGGCGTGCTGACCGGTCCGCCGCTGGTCGGCTTTATCGCCGAAGCAACCAGCCTCGCCACCGCCTTCGCGCTGATCGCGCTGCTGGCGCTGGGGATGGCCGCCGCCGCGGCCCGTGCGGTGCCGCGGCAGGCGGTCTGA